The Calditrichota bacterium genome segment CCAAAATTCTCTCCGGATGGGATAATTTTTTCGCAGGGAATCAAAATAGTGACCTCTTTTCTCCCGAGGCAAATGAATGAGCCTGCGCAAACGAGCGTCATCTGCCCGAATATCGTACACGCGCTTAATCACGGTGTGAATGAGCAATTCGTCATTTTTATGGGAAGCCTCAACGTCCACGTGAGGTACGGGTGGATCCGAAAGAAGGCT includes the following:
- a CDS encoding DUF3410 domain-containing protein, with translation SLLSDPPVPHVDVEASHKNDELLIHTVIKRVYDIRADDARLRRLIHLPREKRGHYFDSLRKNYPIRREFWNTRVTLRNGTQRQHEKLKILGFQVNSED